Proteins from one Oscillatoria nigro-viridis PCC 7112 genomic window:
- a CDS encoding UDP-N-acetylmuramoyl-L-alanyl-D-glutamate--2,6-diaminopimelate ligase produces MKLRELLAAVPSISFDAKHPALDAEVKGLSTNSHACQAGDLFLGMPGTRVDGGDFWQSAIESGAVAAIISTQAAEKTPPQPPLAKGGLEEVPSHLSKGLEEVPCVIAAADMAEVCGQIATAFYGTPASKLKLVGVTGTNGKTTTTHLIEFLLNEMQLPTAIFGTLYTRWPGFQKTALYTTPFAVDLQKQLAEAVVAGCKHGVMEVSSHALAQQRVLGCSFEVAVFTNLTQDHLDYHRDMEDYFEAKSLLFGSDYLKNRAIINLDDPYGQRIVESLKSDRVWSYSTVLKTADLYAFDLQYQPNGVKGMLHTPKGETAFSLPLVGQFNLSNMLAAVGAVLELGLDLSAIVEKLSQFSGVPGRMERVQISPDQDISVIVDYAHTPDSLENLLKASRPFIPGQMICVFGCGGDRDRTKRPIMGKIVAELADLAVVTSDNPRTENPDRILDDILAGIPAAVKPIVMCDRAAAIRTAIMDAKPGDGVLIAGKGHEDYQILGTEKVHFDDREQARDALKARMN; encoded by the coding sequence ATGAAATTGAGAGAATTATTAGCAGCAGTTCCCAGCATTTCCTTTGACGCCAAACATCCCGCCCTCGATGCCGAAGTCAAGGGTTTATCCACTAATTCCCACGCTTGTCAGGCGGGCGATTTGTTTTTGGGAATGCCGGGAACTCGGGTTGATGGGGGAGATTTTTGGCAAAGTGCGATCGAATCTGGTGCAGTTGCCGCGATAATTTCCACCCAAGCAGCCGAGAAGACACCCCCCCAACCCCCCCTTGCTAAGGGGGGGCTAGAAGAGGTTCCTTCCCACCTTAGCAAGGGGCTAGAAGAGGTTCCCTGCGTCATCGCAGCAGCCGATATGGCTGAAGTTTGCGGTCAAATAGCTACTGCTTTTTACGGCACTCCAGCTAGCAAATTAAAACTTGTCGGTGTTACCGGGACTAACGGCAAAACTACAACAACTCATTTAATCGAATTTTTGCTCAATGAAATGCAGTTGCCGACGGCGATTTTCGGCACGCTTTATACTCGCTGGCCGGGCTTCCAAAAAACTGCACTTTACACCACACCTTTTGCGGTTGACCTGCAAAAGCAATTAGCAGAAGCTGTAGTCGCCGGATGCAAACACGGCGTGATGGAAGTCAGTTCCCACGCTTTAGCGCAGCAGCGAGTTTTGGGGTGTAGTTTTGAAGTTGCTGTGTTTACCAACTTGACTCAAGATCATCTCGATTATCACCGCGATATGGAAGATTATTTTGAGGCAAAATCGCTTTTATTTGGTTCGGATTACCTCAAAAATCGCGCTATCATTAATCTTGACGACCCCTACGGGCAGCGGATAGTTGAAAGTTTAAAGTCCGACCGAGTTTGGAGTTACAGCACTGTTCTGAAAACCGCAGATTTGTATGCTTTTGATTTGCAGTATCAGCCCAATGGAGTTAAGGGAATGCTTCACACTCCCAAGGGCGAAACTGCTTTTTCTTTGCCTTTAGTCGGTCAGTTCAATTTATCAAATATGTTGGCTGCTGTCGGTGCTGTTTTAGAATTGGGTTTGGATTTGTCCGCAATTGTGGAGAAATTATCTCAGTTTTCAGGTGTTCCGGGACGGATGGAACGGGTGCAAATTAGTCCTGACCAAGATATTAGCGTTATTGTCGATTACGCGCACACTCCCGACAGTTTGGAGAACTTGTTGAAGGCGTCGCGGCCGTTTATTCCGGGTCAGATGATTTGCGTGTTTGGCTGCGGCGGCGATCGCGATCGCACTAAACGGCCGATCATGGGTAAAATCGTTGCAGAATTAGCCGATTTAGCTGTTGTTACTTCCGACAATCCGCGCACGGAAAATCCCGATCGCATTTTGGACGATATTTTAGCAGGAATTCCCGCCGCAGTAAAGCCGATCGTGATGTGCGATCGAGCCGCTGCAATTCGCACTGCTATTATGGACGCTAAACCCGGAGATGGCGTGCTGATTGCAGGGAAAGGACACGAAGATTATCAAATTTTGGGCACCGAAAAAGTCCATTTTGACGATCGAGAACAAGCGCGAGATGCCTTGAAAGCCAGAATGAATTAG